The Thermoanaerobaculia bacterium genome contains the following window.
GCATCACTGGTGTCCGAGGCATGGTTCCCCGACTCGTCCCAGACGTCTACCTTGACCCGCGCCGCGGATGAGGGAAATACCTGGGCCGGGGATGAGGAGGCCGCCTCTTCCTGGGTTGGCATGTCCCAGAGAAAAGACTGATCCCATGCCAGAAGAGTGTCGCTTCCGGAGTAGTTCTGGTCATTCCCACAAGTGTCAGGGCATTCTCCGGGATCGGTACAGGAGTCGGCGATGCAGGTCCAGCTGGCTCCTTCATCGGATGAATAGCTGAGCTTGGTTCGCTTCATGGGAGGAAAGTTATCCGAGGCTTGCCAGACGATCAGATGGCTCTTTCGCTTTCCCGCATCCCCGGAATATGCCCAGGATTCTCCGCCATTGGGCATGAATACCGTAGACAACGGAAACACTCCATCGATGACGTGAACGTCGATCGAAGTGGTCGAAGAAAGCCCGGTGATGTCCGTGACCTTTAGATAAACCGTATAGGTATCGGGCTGGCCCAGGCCGTAATTTCCGAGATCACCGGGAGGGATGTCCCATTTCGGTGTAGTGATGTCGGCATTGTCTCCAATGCCGTCCCCGTTAAGATCCCATTCGAACCTGGCCTCATCCCACAGGTCATGAAATGGAACAGAAGGCCTGGCCGCACTCCCGTTTGGGGCCGTAACAGTACTATCCATCCTGTCCCCATCTCCGGAAGGTTCCCCAATACCTATATCATCAAGGATCCATCCGATTCCGGTATCCCCCACACCGTCGCGTTCCAGTGCAAAACGCACAAGGACATTTCTGCTTTCTATTTCCGTAATTCCGAGTATCCTTCCGACATCGATTGAAGCTGCATGCCAGGAGGATCCGTCATCGTTTAGTGACATGCCATGATGGGTTGACAGCCAGTGATGGACATCCTCCGCCACAACTGTCCATGTGCCGCCTCCATCGTCCGATATTTCTACACGGGCGGTATCCCCATTTTCCCCGGCTGTGGTCAGGATGAGGGACCATGATTGGATCCTGCCGATATTGCCTGTAACTGTATCAAGGACGTGCAGCGTCCAGTACCCTTCTACCGGCTCACCGGTAAAGCCTGCCAGTGGTTCTTCGGGAATGAAGCTCCCCGTGAAGGGCGCTACACCGGATGCAATGGGTACGGCTCCTGAGTCGTCGAAAAGGGTGGCAGTGTAATCGGCACCGATTCCTCCATTCCTGTCGGAAAGGACGATCATCGTTCCCTGCGGACTTTCCAGAACCAGGTTAAGATCTGAAACGAATGGATGGGTAATGTTGACGATTATATTTAAATCGTTGACTACTCCGGAATTCATTACCCGGATTGAAGAAGAGGCTATTTCCCCCCAAGGCGCGTCCTGAATGGAAAGTGGCGTATCGGTAGCGCTGAAAACTTGATCCTGATCCAGGCCGAGAACATAACGAAACGTGAGGAGGCTCCCGGCTCTCAGAATATGGGTGGAAGCGGAAAGAAGGAGGGATTTCAGGTCGGCACCGCCTGTTCCATCGTAAGTACAGGTAGAGGATTCCCCGGCATACCAGGCATGAAAGGGGGAAGCATAATCTCCTGCGCCGGTGCACATTTGAGACTGTACGCGATGCCACCCATCTTCGGAATCATCCGGAATCCATTGTTCGCCGATCTCCACATTATCCCGCCATGAGGGAAGGAGGGCGTGGTTCAAATGAAGATCCTCCAATCCTCCGATTACAACCGTGTTCCCGGGATTTTCCATCATGGGGGAAGAAATAGGGTTCGTATTTGGTGACAGAATTCCAAGGGAACGCTGGGGCCCTCCTCCCCAGACGATGAATGCGTTTCCGCTCCAAATGGCGCTGTGGTTGCTTCTTCCGGCAGGCTGTCCTTCCACGGGCATTATCTCCCAGGAACCAGGATCCGCAGGGTTTGCAGGGGTGTAGGTATACCTCCCGCCGTCCCTTGGATACTTCACATTATTTACTGTATCCCAGTTGGTTCCGCCAAAGACAATTACCTCTCTTCCGGTCCAGGTTGCCGTGGCCATGTTTCTCCGCTCAGGGGCCGGAGTGAGAGAGGGGATCAAGTACCATTCATCCGTGGATGGACGGTACCTCCCGCCGTTATCGTAGATCGTGATCTCCGAGCCTTCTGAATTCGTGATGTCTCCTCCCCAGATGAAGAAGTCAGATCCCGTCCAGGTCGCGGCTGGGATCTCCCGGGCTTCCGGGGCTCCAACGATGCTCATGGTAGTCCATGCATCGGAATCCGGATCGTACTTTGCCCCATCACCGAGGACTGTATAAGAATATATTCCCCCTCCCAATTCCAGGTCCAAACATCCTCCCCAGATAATCATCTCTTCACCCGTCCATGTATCAGCATGAAAGGTTCTGGGAGAGGGGCATGGGGGATCGGTGGAAATGGAATACCAGGTATCTGTGGAGAGATGATATCGCCCGCCGTCTCCGCGATCGGTCCATAAATATTCTTCCAGCACATCATCATAGCGATAGTAATATCCACCCCAGACCAGCATCTCGGACCCGGTCCAGAGGGTCGTGTGACGCGCCCTTCCCTGGGGTGGGGTTCCGCTTATGGACATTGGAGCCCACACGTCAGAAACGGGATTGTATTTCCCGCCATCCAGATCGTAGACGAGACCTGCTTCCCCTCCCCAGATCAACATAATCTCGCCGGTCCAAACAGCTCCATGCTGTCTCCTGGGTTGAGGAGCATTATCCTGTGATGTCGTAAACCATGCATCCAGGGAAGGCAAGTACCTGCCGCCACTAGAGTCGCTTAAGGTACCTCCCCAAATAATCATCTCTGTACCGGTCCACACGGTACTATGCGTGCTGCGGGCTGTAGGAACATGGGCATTGAAGGCGGTGGGACGCCACGCGTCAAGCACTGGATCATACCTGCCTCCCTGCTCCGGATAGGAGACTGTTTCGTAGTTTAATCCTCCCCAGACAATCATTTCGGTACCCGTCCAGATCGCCGAATGCCAGTAACGGCCCATAGGAGCCCCCGTTGAGATCAGGGGAGTCCATGACCAATCGCGTGTACCTGGCTTCAGGCGCCCTCCGGAAGAGAGAGACCCTACGGAAGAGCATGTTGGTGGATCGAGACATCCGTTTCCACCCCACACGATCATGGATTCTCCGGTCCATACAGCGGAAGCTCTAAAACGCCCGGCAGGCACATCGATTTCGGGCAGGTCGGTCCAAACTTCCGTGTCCGGGTCCAGCCGCGCTCCCAGGGTAGGAAAGTTCCCGAAGGCATACCCGCCCCAAATGACCATCTCATGGCCTGTGTATACGGCAACGTGATCATACCGGGCAGATGGAGCTCCAAGTGTTGGAGTAGGGGTCCAGTTGTCATCCTGAATGTTGTACATGCCACCGGTGTTCAGGTAACCGGCCCCTCTTCCTCCCCAGATAATCATGTAGAGCCCTGTCCAGACCGCAGTATGGCTGTAACGTTCCGCAGGGGCGTCCACTGTACTCATGGCTATCCAGTTATCGGTTGAGGGATAGTAGGCAAAACCGCTATTCACCGGATGGATTCCTATGTCATCAGTCCACCTTCCGCCCCAGACTAGCATCGCTTCACCTGTCCATACGGCCGTGTGAAATTCACGCTTAACCACCCATGCAGGCGGCGACAGGGGAGTCCACTGATCGGTGTCTGGATTGTACCGGCCACCTGTATTGAGCTCTCCGCCGGGCCCTCCTGTTCCCCCCCAGACAATCATCTCTTTCCCCGTCCAGATGGCGGTATGGC
Protein-coding sequences here:
- a CDS encoding proprotein convertase P-domain-containing protein produces the protein MRRRLWSMFALVLLGSCSLFANRQLTFEERVEAQRAIERVYYNHRIWPDQNRRERPSFEETVPDGILMEKVDFFLGVTEALRQGWDIDITPEQIQAEMDRIAAETKDPDMLLELYGALGCNPDLIAECLIRPILAERLGRDRYAYDLRIHEELRSQVEEIRKTLTPETFRNAPAGAYHREQLDVSNPATRNISNKGHDLLEPSYMIYPEVQGVIVLEETRDAFILKQTVRGAAGELHGELLVFPKTPFELWVQSDYIGPGLFLQAPNPIGWGYRLSLPGLSGSYRPDRWVTESYVPSPRYRHSAVWTGREMIIWGGSYTNTGGRYNPTLDSWTSTSIDGAPEERSGHTAIWTGKEMIVWGGTGGPGGELNTGGRYNPDTDQWTPLSPPAWVVKREFHTAVWTGEAMLVWGGRWTDDIGIHPVNSGFAYYPSTDNWIAMSTVDAPAERYSHTAVWTGLYMIIWGGRGAGYLNTGGMYNIQDDNWTPTPTLGAPSARYDHVAVYTGHEMVIWGGYAFGNFPTLGARLDPDTEVWTDLPEIDVPAGRFRASAVWTGESMIVWGGNGCLDPPTCSSVGSLSSGGRLKPGTRDWSWTPLISTGAPMGRYWHSAIWTGTEMIVWGGLNYETVSYPEQGGRYDPVLDAWRPTAFNAHVPTARSTHSTVWTGTEMIIWGGTLSDSSGGRYLPSLDAWFTTSQDNAPQPRRQHGAVWTGEIMLIWGGEAGLVYDLDGGKYNPVSDVWAPMSISGTPPQGRARHTTLWTGSEMLVWGGYYYRYDDVLEEYLWTDRGDGGRYHLSTDTWYSISTDPPCPSPRTFHADTWTGEEMIIWGGCLDLELGGGIYSYTVLGDGAKYDPDSDAWTTMSIVGAPEAREIPAATWTGSDFFIWGGDITNSEGSEITIYDNGGRYRPSTDEWYLIPSLTPAPERRNMATATWTGREVIVFGGTNWDTVNNVKYPRDGGRYTYTPANPADPGSWEIMPVEGQPAGRSNHSAIWSGNAFIVWGGGPQRSLGILSPNTNPISSPMMENPGNTVVIGGLEDLHLNHALLPSWRDNVEIGEQWIPDDSEDGWHRVQSQMCTGAGDYASPFHAWYAGESSTCTYDGTGGADLKSLLLSASTHILRAGSLLTFRYVLGLDQDQVFSATDTPLSIQDAPWGEIASSSIRVMNSGVVNDLNIIVNITHPFVSDLNLVLESPQGTMIVLSDRNGGIGADYTATLFDDSGAVPIASGVAPFTGSFIPEEPLAGFTGEPVEGYWTLHVLDTVTGNIGRIQSWSLILTTAGENGDTARVEISDDGGGTWTVVAEDVHHWLSTHHGMSLNDDGSSWHAASIDVGRILGITEIESRNVLVRFALERDGVGDTGIGWILDDIGIGEPSGDGDRMDSTVTAPNGSAARPSVPFHDLWDEARFEWDLNGDGIGDNADITTPKWDIPPGDLGNYGLGQPDTYTVYLKVTDITGLSSTTSIDVHVIDGVFPLSTVFMPNGGESWAYSGDAGKRKSHLIVWQASDNFPPMKRTKLSYSSDEGASWTCIADSCTDPGECPDTCGNDQNYSGSDTLLAWDQSFLWDMPTQEEAASSSPAQVFPSSAARVKVDVWDESGNHASDTSDA